One genomic segment of Impatiens glandulifera chromosome 6, dImpGla2.1, whole genome shotgun sequence includes these proteins:
- the LOC124942059 gene encoding NAC domain-containing protein 71-like: MSGGTLPPGFRFHPTDEELVNYYLKRKVDGLEIELEVIPVIELYKFDPWELPEKSFLPRRDMEWFFFCPRDKKYPNGSRTNRATRAGYWKATGKDRKVFCRQSSVIIGYRKTLVFYRGRAPLGDRTDWVMHEYRLCDEEIDPSQGQQPSFKGAFALCRVIKRNENNEKANKGVVILDETVVQPINQSIGGSHYSSPVESPYLTMPTIENELCSIGTISSSSSLWVSPDFILDSSKVYSQGREGVVTGDNERYEYANSINEVNEWQPYNQFSSNELAVSNMSQFGYLGSYGNDPIVFDDYNGEYQWGI, encoded by the exons ATGAGTGGAGGAACATTGCCACCAGGGTTTCGTTTTCACCCAACTGATGAAGAACTGGTTAATTACTATCTGAAAAGGAAAGTCGATGGATTGGAGATTGAGCTTGAAGTGATTCCTGTGATTGAATTGTACAAATTTGATCCATGGGAATTGCCAG AGAAATCTTTCCTTCCAAGACGTGATATGGAATGGTTTTTCTTCTGTCCACGAGATAAGAAGTATCCAAATGGATCAAGAACTAATAGAGCAACAAGAGCTGGATATTGGAAAGCCACAGGTAAAGATCGAAAAGTTTTCTGTCGTCAATCCTCTGTAATCATTGGATATCGAAAGACACTAGTATTCTACCGCGGTCGCGCACCTTTAGGCGATCGAACTGATTGGGTTATGCATGAATATCGTCTCTGCGATGAAGAAATCGATCCTTCTCAAGGACAACAACCGTCTTTTAAg GGTGCTTTCGCTCTATGCCGTGTGATCAAGAGAAACGAAAACAATGAGAAGGCGAATAAGGGTGTGGTTATACTCGATGAGACGGTTGTGCAACCGATTAATCAGTCTATAGGTGGCAGTCATTACTCGAGCCCTGTCGAGTCTCCTTACCTGACAATGCCGACGATTGAGAATGAATTGTGTTCAATTGGGACAATATCTTCGAGTAGTAGCCTTTGGGTTTCACCCGATTTTATTCTCGATTCTTCCAAG GTTTACTCACAAGGGCGAGAAGGGGTGGTAACAGGAGATAACGAACGTTATGAGTATGCGAACTCGATAAATGAGGTTAACGAGTGGCAGCCTTACAATCAATTCTCCTCCAATGAACTCGCTGTTTCAAATATGAGTCAATTTGGCTATTTGGGTTCTTATGGGAATGACCCTATCGTGTTTGACGATTACAATGGAGAATATCAATGGGGAATTTAA